One Ranitomeya variabilis isolate aRanVar5 chromosome 5, aRanVar5.hap1, whole genome shotgun sequence DNA window includes the following coding sequences:
- the C5H19orf53 gene encoding leydig cell tumor 10 kDa protein homolog has protein sequence MAQGSLKLKAKPKKSTAKKPAGLRKGARIIAPKKCRIIHQQKLKKDLEVQIRSKIEHDVTMKAAANMPKKLSLLKTPQTDKQEKGAPAGGSKA, from the exons ATGGCGCAGGGGTCACTGAAGCTGAAGGCGAAGCCGAAGAAGAGCACGGCCAAGAAACCTGCAGGACTGAGGAAGGGAG CTCGAATCATCGCACCCAAGAAATGCCGAATTATCCACCAGCAGAAACTGAAGAAG GACCTGGAAGTACAGATCCGAAGTAAGATTGAGCACGACGTCACCATGAAAGCCGCTGCCAACATGCCGAAGAAACTTTCCCTACTAAAGACCCCGCAAACGGACAAACAGGAGAAGGGCGCCCCCGCTGGTGGAAGTAAGGCCTGA